One Paenisporosarcina sp. FSL H8-0542 genomic region harbors:
- a CDS encoding serine hydrolase, with amino-acid sequence MKSAVSKALVRWLLLPILMVSMVVTQPASTDAEESLNLLVDGAILIDADTGKILYEQNADTALGIASMTKMMTEYLLFEAIENGQVTWDQQYSVTDYTWKISQDRVLSNVPLRRDGSYSIKELYEAMAIYSANAATIAIAETIAGTESEFVNMMNKKAEEMGLEGYKFVNSTGLSNSDLQGMHPQGTGPQDENVMPAKSVAKLAYHLLKDYPEVLETTSIPRKVFREGTDDAINMENWNFMLPGLVYEYKGAKVDGLKTGTTNFAGHCFTGTVEKDGMRVIAVVMKAVDSKGEGSYKARFDAARALFDYGFSQFAKEEVLPAGYVFKDQKDIPVIKGKEDQVGITVKEPIEMVIKSSEKDLYKPKLVLDEKKMKDGSLEAAIKKDEVIGHVEIVKSEGSDYGYITGASNSSDVVTTEAVERASWFSLGLQGVGHFFGKLWNGASDFVGGLF; translated from the coding sequence GTGAAAAGTGCAGTGAGCAAGGCGCTAGTGCGCTGGTTACTCCTTCCGATTCTGATGGTAAGTATGGTTGTAACGCAACCGGCTTCTACAGATGCTGAAGAGAGTCTGAATTTATTGGTTGACGGTGCTATATTAATTGACGCGGATACAGGAAAAATATTATACGAACAAAATGCAGATACAGCTTTAGGTATAGCAAGTATGACGAAAATGATGACTGAGTACTTATTATTTGAAGCGATTGAAAACGGACAAGTTACTTGGGATCAACAATATTCAGTAACAGATTACACATGGAAGATTTCACAAGATCGTGTATTGAGTAACGTGCCTCTTCGTCGTGATGGGTCATACTCTATCAAGGAATTATATGAAGCAATGGCGATTTATTCAGCCAATGCAGCAACCATTGCCATCGCTGAAACGATTGCAGGTACGGAATCAGAATTCGTCAACATGATGAACAAGAAAGCCGAAGAGATGGGATTGGAAGGATATAAATTCGTCAACTCTACTGGGTTGAGCAATTCTGATCTACAAGGCATGCACCCTCAAGGCACTGGACCTCAGGATGAAAACGTTATGCCTGCAAAGTCTGTTGCGAAACTTGCTTACCATTTGTTGAAAGATTACCCGGAAGTGCTTGAAACGACGAGCATTCCACGAAAAGTTTTCCGTGAAGGCACAGACGACGCCATCAACATGGAAAACTGGAACTTCATGCTTCCAGGATTGGTGTATGAATACAAGGGTGCTAAAGTAGACGGGCTGAAAACCGGTACAACGAATTTTGCCGGCCACTGTTTCACTGGTACAGTTGAAAAAGATGGAATGCGTGTGATTGCGGTTGTCATGAAGGCAGTAGACAGCAAAGGCGAGGGTTCTTACAAAGCACGATTTGACGCTGCTCGTGCATTGTTTGATTATGGGTTCTCGCAATTTGCAAAAGAAGAAGTTTTACCTGCAGGGTATGTATTTAAAGACCAAAAAGATATCCCTGTAATTAAAGGGAAAGAAGACCAAGTCGGCATTACAGTAAAAGAGCCGATTGAAATGGTCATTAAATCAAGCGAAAAAGATTTATACAAGCCCAAATTGGTGCTTGATGAGAAGAAAATGAAAGATGGTTCTTTGGAAGCTGCGATTAAGAAGGATGAAGTAATTGGTCATGTGGAAATTGTAAAGTCTGAAGGGTCAGATTACGGGTACATCACAGGCGCATCAAATTCTTCTGATGTTGTAACAACTGAAGCCGTTGAACGTGCAAGTTGGTTCTCTTTAGGCTTACAAGGTGTTGGTCATTTCTTCGGCAAACTATGGAATGGTGCTTCTGACTTTGTCGGTGGATTATTCTAA
- a CDS encoding PLP-dependent aminotransferase family protein translates to MDIWLNQVDKSSPTPLYEQLYHEMKEAIIRGDLEVGTKLPSKRQLSEFLAISQTTIELAYGQLVAEGFIKAVARSGYYVEQVEELAYVDETRMEHEQSESLKHVYSIDFNSGRIDTSAFPFNQWRKYAKEVLDETSRDLLLLGHPQGDVELRQEIASYLYSSRGVRCTAQQVVIGSGTEQLMPLLIRLLGKQSVFAIENPGYPMTHHIFDNNDRKTLAVPVDEDGMQVAELDKKPANVAYVTPSHQFPTGAILSASRRVQLLNWASAKEGRYIIEDDYDSEFRYVGKPIPSLQGMDQRERVIYISTFSKSLMPSLRIAYFVLPMHLLQAYRQTFPYYSSTVPRLDQHVLAQFMRDGHFSKHLNRMRKLYRKKLEKLTQALDAYKPTVQISGEQAGMHIVLTIDSESSDRELVELAKQQDIRVYALSDYHHPTENIPSNPQVLIGFGGFEEEAFGPAIEALMKAWHIKKA, encoded by the coding sequence TTGGCTCAATCAAGTAGATAAATCCTCACCAACACCTCTATATGAGCAGCTTTATCATGAAATGAAGGAAGCAATCATTCGGGGTGACTTAGAGGTCGGCACTAAGTTGCCTTCTAAAAGACAACTGTCGGAGTTTCTAGCTATCAGTCAAACAACAATTGAACTCGCCTATGGACAGCTGGTTGCTGAAGGTTTTATTAAAGCTGTTGCGCGGAGTGGATATTACGTAGAACAAGTGGAAGAGCTTGCTTATGTAGATGAAACACGTATGGAACATGAGCAATCGGAATCGTTGAAACACGTCTACAGTATTGATTTTAACTCGGGTCGTATTGACACTTCTGCTTTCCCTTTCAATCAATGGCGAAAGTATGCAAAAGAAGTGTTAGATGAAACGTCTCGGGATTTATTGCTACTCGGTCACCCTCAAGGGGATGTGGAGTTAAGACAGGAAATTGCGAGTTATTTATACTCCTCTCGTGGTGTTCGTTGTACAGCACAACAAGTAGTGATAGGTTCAGGAACCGAACAGCTGATGCCACTTTTGATCCGTTTACTCGGGAAACAATCCGTCTTCGCCATTGAAAACCCGGGCTATCCGATGACCCACCATATTTTTGACAATAACGATCGGAAAACTTTGGCCGTTCCTGTCGATGAAGATGGTATGCAAGTAGCAGAATTGGATAAGAAACCTGCAAACGTTGCCTATGTGACGCCTTCCCACCAATTCCCTACCGGGGCGATTCTCTCCGCTTCCAGACGGGTTCAATTACTTAACTGGGCTTCTGCCAAAGAAGGGCGCTATATTATCGAAGATGACTATGACAGTGAATTCCGCTACGTTGGTAAACCAATCCCATCTCTTCAGGGAATGGATCAGCGAGAACGCGTCATTTACATCAGTACCTTTTCAAAATCACTTATGCCTTCCCTACGCATTGCCTATTTTGTGTTACCAATGCACTTACTGCAAGCGTATCGGCAAACATTTCCGTATTATTCATCAACGGTGCCGAGACTCGATCAACATGTTCTTGCGCAGTTCATGAGAGACGGCCATTTTTCAAAGCACTTGAATCGTATGAGAAAGTTATACCGTAAAAAATTGGAGAAGTTAACGCAAGCATTGGACGCGTATAAACCTACAGTTCAAATTTCAGGCGAGCAAGCAGGCATGCACATCGTTTTAACGATTGATAGCGAATCGTCTGATCGCGAGTTAGTTGAACTTGCCAAACAGCAAGACATTCGGGTATACGCCTTGTCCGACTACCATCATCCAACCGAAAATATCCCCTCCAACCCCCAAGTGCTGATTGGTTTCGGTGGTTTTGAAGAAGAAGCATTTGGACCAGCAATAGAGGCCTTAATGAAAGCTTGGCATATAAAGAAAGCATAA